Genomic DNA from Vanrija pseudolonga chromosome 3, complete sequence:
AAGCCGCAGTAGTGTGCCGTGCGGGGTGTGCCGTGGATCGCAGCATGAAACAGGCTCTGGGCAACCACGAGGCGCGGGAACGACCGCCGCTGTCATCCCAACTCTGCAACTGCCGCTCGCACGCAGGCCGGCGTGCGTGCTCTTTGTGCTGCtgagccagagccagagccaaaCTGTAAACAGCACACTCGAGACGAGTCAGGGAGAGCCGTTCCTCATGTACTTACCATGGTGTGACTGTTGTGCGAGatgcagctcgtcgagctcgctggcAATAGCACTCCCCCTACGACGCGTCAGATTTACTCGAAGATTGCCATCAGCCCATAGGGTAAGACAAGGggcggcgccctcgtcgtctgtcgcTCGAACACCTCCGAAACCCTGTGGCGCAGgggcacacacacacacactgccGCGAGCCGGCCGGCTGCCTGGTGTGTGTGCGAGTCGCGGCCCGCCCCTCaaacgcgtcgcgcgtcgggCAAAATGCAATGTTTGTGCTGTGACAACAAGTCCAAATGTGCACCGTGCAGCTAGCGAAGAAAGCTAttcccgacgacgagtgaAAGGGGGCACTCACCCACTGCACGGATGCAACACCCACTGCTACCCACTCATGCATCCACACTAGCCTGTTCCCGTCAacggcctcgctgcccgtGCATGACACTGTCCACCAGCCATCTCGGGCCAGCATGCCAGCATCGCCGTCATTAGTGCAACTCCATCACTACGGCGGCGACCACGTTGGATGCTTCTTACAGTATGGTACCTGTGCTGCAACGAACGTTGAAACGTGCAGACCTTGTCTCTCGGCCCCTCGCGATAGCCTTGTTCGCTGCCCTCGCGATCTGCTGCGAGTAATCCCCCGAATGGTAACTGTGCGTCGTAGGTGCGTCGTGGGTGCGTGGCAagtcttgtcgtcgtctccaGGCactggggtggtggggtggggctcgtgggtggtggggtggacTGGGGTGGGCCACTCGTCACTGATTACAATGGCTGACGAGTGGACATTTGCTTCCGAAGGCGAAGGCTTAGAATTATGTAATATTCCCCCCACGCGACATTATGTAAGGTACATCTCGCCACGAGCCTCGGGATTTGCGGCAAAAAAACCCAGTGGCAGACCAAGCCTCGAAAACGACTGCCGAGAGTTTTGGCAGTCGACAGCGtgcgctggctgggtgcGGGTGCCGCCTTGAACGCTGGCCCGGCGCATCCTCTCGTCCTCTCCATCCCCCGCCCAAGTCATCGGCACCTTCAAGCACACACCTCGACCAGTTCAACTTATCAAAACCGGACCCCCTCACTCGGACCAGTCACGATGCTCATCAGCAAGCAGAACCGCCGCATCGTGAGTGTGGAAAGCGGGCGACGGGTCGTTGAGGAGTGGACAAAAGTTGTCGCGGTCCCGCGCTCGACTGGTctccctcgacgccgtcgcctcgcgcgcagTTGACGAGACTTGTCCGTACTAACATGTCCAGATTTACGAGCAGCTCTTCAAGGagggcgtcctcgtcgcccccaAGGAGTTCAACCGCCCCTCGCACCCCGACCTCACCACGGTCCCCAACCTCGAGGTCATCAAGGCGATGCAGTCGCTCACCTCGAAGGGCTACGTCAAGACCCAGTTCTCGTGGCAGTGGTACTACTACACCCTCAccgacgagggcctcgccTACCTCCGCGAGTacctccacctccccgcCGAGATCGTGCCCGTGACCCACACCaagcccgcccgccccgccggccgccccgccggctACGGCGCTGGCCGTGAGGGCGGCTACCGTGCCCCCCGTGGCGACCGCGAGGGTggctaccgccgccgcgacgacgccgctggcgacaaggagggtgctggtggtgacTACCGCCCCCGCTTCGGCGGTGTTGGCCGTGGCGCCGGTGCCCCCGCCTCGTAAAATGCTCGAGAGAGAGTCTCTCTTCTCGGCTTTTCTACTGGGATGACAGGTGCCCATTCGTCTCGACATCGCCTAGTCTTGTAGTCTATGCATTCGGGCGTTTGGTGCTTGATTAATGGAGCGTGCAGAGAGTGAAGTAGGGAGGCTGGGCCAGTTGCAACTGATGTTGGAGGGGTCGACCACAGCCAGAAGAAGTGGGCTAAAGATGGTTGCGAGACCCTAGAATGAGGATAAGCTCACGATTAATGGCTGCAGGTAATGACTTTGTTATCAGTTATTATGAGAAAACGAACAACAAACCTGGTCCACGCCTCAATGCTCGCAGCTGCTCAGACACGGGCTGGCAAGTGCAACAACGGTTAGCAGTCACTCTGTGATCTTGGTCGCCTCCCCCCCGCATACACATACGTGCATTGAAAGTCCGAAGCAAGGAAAATCTATTGCAGCTACGTACAGCGAGTACCGAGGTAGGTCGGGCGTGAGATATCGCTCCGTGCCGCACAATGTCTCCATGTGCCGTCCTCCACGCCAGGCCGACACACTCTAAACCACATAATGATACAGTGGTTAAACAACTCGCCCGCTTACGCCTTGATAGCGGCCTGGCGAGCCTTGTTGGCGGCCTCAATCCTGGCCTGGTTGGTCTTGGCAACGGCGTAGACGATACCGGCCACACCACCGACCAGGATAGCCGAGACCGAGCCGACAGTGACGGCGTTGCCAAAGAAGAGCATACCTGATGCGGCGACAGGGAGCTTGTTGAGGGCACCGACCATCGAGTAGGTGGTCGAACCGCAGATACGGACACACCAGGCCGTGCTGTACGAGATGAAgacagcggcggcaccggAGAACGTGATGGCGGAAAGGAGGACGGCACGGTTGTCGGCGGGGAAGTTTTTCGACAGGGACTCGACACCCCAGTTCTCAAAGAGGAGGGACGAGATGACGAGGAAGGGGATGGACAGGAGGTTGTTGTAGAACATCGAGTCCCAGTCCTTGAAGCCAGTGACCTTGATGCGCTTGCGCATGAAGAGGACGTAGGCGGCCGAGAACAGGCAGTTGGCGGCCATCCAGAGGTAACCAACGTTGAAGCCGCCAATGCTGGCCTTGGCAGCATCAccaccgtcgtcggtgaggtAGGCAATGACCGAAGAGCCGACCATCAAGCTGAACGAGCAGAGGGTGAGGCCGGTGACGACACCGCTGAACATGAAGACCTCGCCATAGGCAATGAGGATGATGGTCAGGTTCTTGAAGATACTGGACAAGAGGTCAGCTTGGGCACAGAACGATCGTCACAAAGTGATACTTGCGTGTACACGGGGATGGAGAGGAATTGCTGGAGTCGCGCGTCAGTCGGGGTCCACGTGGATAATTCCCATAATATTGCACTTGACACTCACCAGAGACTTGGAGCCAGTGTAGATGACGGCAACGAGAAGAGCCGAGATGGGCCACCATGCCTTTGCGTCCTTGACATCAAAGTCACGGACTGGAGCGTCAGATCGGGCGGCGGGGAATGGAATGACCGGGGCGGGAGTCGTGGGCAACGCAAACACCGTCCGTGGCCAAACAAACTCACAAGTAATCAGACCCATACGCTTGAccgtgacgacggcgaggacacaGACCGTCGACTGGAtagcgaggaggaggaaagTCATGTCGAAGTTTGCTCCAGACACGACATACTGAGAGCTGTGTCAGTGTGTGGCTCGTGACATGTGGAGTTGAATGGGTGGCTGAGcagggtgtgtgtgtgtgaagCCAATCTACGCCACGTTGCCGCGGGTtcgtcgtctgcgtcgtGTGTGCTGCGGCACAGCTGACGACCGGGAATGTTCGAATGTGTGCGTACGAGCGAGCGGCATGTCGCAAGCCTGACACTGGGAACCCTGGACAACCACATACCTTGTTGACAACCGTCATCATgatcgacgcggcgcagtAGTTGAGAATGGGCAGAATCTGCTCCTTGCCTGTTGGCGTGGTCGTCTCGGCGACCTTTGCCTCGTACTGTGGCGATGAGGGCCCCCTCGCaccgccgaggttggcgaggaaggcctccttgtcctcatcgccgcggcgctcagTGGCGTTGGTGTTGCCGTAcatgctcgagctcgacgcggtgcgGTTGAGGGGTGGTGAGCCGGACCGAGAgaggctcggcgtcgggacAAACGGCTTGGACATGCTGGGAGAACGCGAAGGGGACGAAATGGTGGCTAGGTGCACTGCGGCAGTGGGTGGTCAAGGCAGGCAAAGTAGGGGCACACAAGTGGgcaggacgaggcgcgcTGTGGTGAAAGCACGgaccggcgagcgcgcggggtgATTAAaaggtgggggagggggaggaagaagacgaaGAGAAGGATAAGAAGAAGAATGTGTGCGAGacgttgttgttgtcaagCAAAGAAAAGAGGAAGGAGGAGAtgagaggagagagagagaggaagGACGAATggagtagtagtagtagtgtAGTAGAGCGGCGTCGTGTCGATGTGGGATGGTGCAAAATGGCTGagctgcgacgacgacgtgccagCAGTGTGTCTGTGcctagcagcagcagcaatagttggtggtggtggtgaccgCTACGGTGGCTacggtgggtgggtggcagtagtgcgcgctgggcgggagAGGGGGCAAAGGGGCCTAAAGGGCAACATGGCGACGCCCCCCAGGCAAAAccaaggcaggcaggcaggcagggtGGGAGGCGGCAAGGCACAAAGAGCAGCACTCTGGCCTGTCGAGCCTAGCCTAACTGACGGGGGAGCCGGCCAGGTGGTAAAGTGGGGGGGCACAAGGGACAAGCAGTCAGGCGGGACTAAACGACAGGTgcgtggcgtcgacgcgggtTAGGTTTGCAGTGGTGATCACTGCACGCCGAAGTACACGTCCTCCTTGCTCTGTTGCAGCCAGCCTGTCCCTTCCCTTCGGATCCCCTCAGGGACTCGAGCCGCAGAGAAAAGAAGAAAAAGATTCAGCGTTCGTCAGGTCCACGCCTCGGTCCCTCGGACGCGTGCCGCCCTCAAACACTACACAATGGAGGTGTGCGAATCACCGTAAGAGGGCAACAAGGCAAGGCGACaacaggcaggcaggcagcgtcCGACGGATTTCAGTGCACACCTCATATGAGGGCCAAGACTCTCGCAGCCAGCGCAAGCCAGATCTCCTGCTACATCCAGTACCAGTCAGTCGGACTGACGcgactgcgccgcgcgcaccgtTATCACCTCCCTGTCCTCCCAATTCCCGTCATACTACTGCGCGCCTCCCGAGAGCCCGAGAAGAaacacgagcgagcgaacgCGTTTGTCAAACGCTGCCGCGACCCTGGCCCCACGGCATCGCGTCTTGCCCACGCCTGAATTAATGGAACATATGTCTGTTGACGGCATCCTCCTGCGGACTCCTACGCACGCTCATTGATCGGCAAGGCAAAGACTTTTTTTTTTGCGTTTGCACCCGCGGTAAGCTCTGACTGTGCGGCACGGCAATGGGCGGAGGTTTCCAGCGGCAAGCGGCTGTTGCTGCCACAATGGCAGATTCACGCACGAAACAAACTCTGTAGCGACTAGCGACACAATGCATGATGTGGGATATGCAGCCTCTACGCtggtgggttggggttggTCGGCGCTGCGCCCCCTGTGcctgcggcggggggtgcaggtgcaggtgcgACAGGCACACTGGCTGCacctggcgccggcgccgccgtcgacgccgatggCGCAGCAGCTGGAGCTTGAGCCggggcagtggcagtggcgttggacgcgctgctgctcgcgccacTCGCACTTGGGGCCGGAGTTGTGGTAGCTTTTGGTGCGCCTGACACAGCCGGTGCACCGGGTGCACCATTCGGGGCCGACCCGGCCGCTGCTGGCTTTGCTTGAACGTTAAGcagccgcgcgagcgcctgcagctgctgctgagtGCATGCCCCTAGATCGCTGCGACGCGTCAATCGCCGGACCCCAAACTCTGTAGCAGACCACTCACATTGACAACGTCACGTGCTTTTTATCTTCAGTCGTGCGGACGACTGTGGCTGGCGCCTTTGGCCCTgcggggtcggcggggaggacAATGATGCGGCTTTGTACAAATTGTGGGATGAGATTCCTGCGTGAGTCAGTCAGCGGGGGGCCGaaggacgccgcggcggcgacgtacATTGCAacggtgatgatgatgggcTGTTGGGTGCTCTTGACTGGTGTTCCAGCGGCTGCCGGTGGTCGGGCCTGGGCActgctggcagcagcaggcgctgcTGGAGCCGCTGTAGACGGCTGCCCGGGCGTGACATGGCTAACTGCGGGCTGGGTTGCGCCACCGCGCCCCCGACCACGGGGTCGCCCTCGTGGTCGGCCACGCACGGGTGCAGTTGGTGTTGCTGGGGTCGATGCAGTTGCTGGCTTGACAGCTGCGACGGCAGCTACAGGAGTGGCAGGGGCTGGCGGACGAGCGACAGCCGGAACAGTAGCCGTAGCAACTGGGACGGTGGGCATGCTCACCGCCGCAACTGCCGGCACTGCTGGGGCAACATGaggggcggcgagcggagcggcTGCAACAACGGGCGCGACGTTGGGCGCTGCCAGTGCACTTGCTGTCGCCGGTACCGGTGTCGCCACTGATGGCCCAGCCTgtgcagcgacgacgggcacggggggtgcgggtggtggaggcgccgccaacgccgctgcgcgcgcagcttcGGCCTGCTTGCgtgcctcctcctctcgccgccgtgtctcctcctcccgccgctTGGCCTCTTCCGCTCGCCGCTTGGCCTCCTCTGCTCGCctcttggcctcctcctccttgcgtTTGGCGTCCTCGATCTTCTTGCgcgcctcttcctcgaggcgcagctTCTCCAGCTCCTTGGCACggacggcctcctcggccttgcgccgctccgcctcgatGGCGTCCCACTTGCCCTTCTCGATCTTGAGGTTGGCTTGCACAACCTGAAGCTCTTCACGGACTTGTGCCGTTGACGATTGGAGGAAGCTGATCATTGATGGCAGGTCGGCCATGTGCTGGTGGGTTAGGCACGAGCTCCAGCGGCGTGGTACCCACATTCCCCTCCAGCCGTCGGGCTTTGGCAAAGCGGTCTCGGATGTTGATAATGCGGTACACAAGCTCGCCCGACTCCTTTAGACCTAGGGCCGAGTCAGCGAGATGGCGCGACAACAGCAGTGACAACACTGACCTTCCTCCTCGGTTGGCGGaacggcgagctcctcgtcgtggaTCTGCCAAACATGGTATGGCAGCAGCCTGTCAAATGCTTCCTCGTAGGTTGCGAACCTGTTCGGCTGTTCGGGAAACAATGTCTCGTGCTGGTCCAGGGCTAGCGCCAATCCCAGGCTGTTGTTGTGATGTGTCCAAGGAAGGTAGGTGAGAAGCGACAATCACACACAGCATCAGAGGAAGGAAGCACCATCAGTATCCAGCCCCTTCTCTTTCAGTTTCACTcacgcctcggcgcgctgctcgacttGGGCAATCTCATCCTCGGTGTactcgagggcggcgagtgcgcgcTTCCGCTTCGCAGGGACGCTTGGGCCCGGTtcgtcgcgtcgtggtctggcagcgggggcaggctgctgggccgagcccggcgtcgacggcggggacGCTATCTGCGCTGCCGGGGTCGCGGGGTTGGTCGTGGGTgccggggtgggggtggggctggcattgggcggcgcggcgggcgtggtaGGGAGCGGTGTGGATGTGCGGGCTGCGGGTGTCGAGGGGCCCGCCGTGGCTGGTTTGGATGATgatggtgctgctgctggtgacTGGTACGCTTGCGGAGGGGTTGAAGCTGCTGCAGTCTCGCCTGCCATGCTTGCTAGTAGGATTGTTGTCGCCGGACGTCCTCCACCGGGTCGCGTTGGCCAGTGGTCGGTCGGCAACGATTAGTAGCAGCGTGCAATGACGACGGACGGAAAGAGAGAGTAAAGTCAGAATCTCGTGCAACTGGGATTAATTCGGCGTTATTTGATTATCCGGGTCTGCGCCAACGCAAGCCTTCAGTGGTGGTAACACAACGAGAATAGAGAGATGATGGGATTGAAGACAAGGTTGATCGCGAGCAGCCATCAAGGACTCGGGGCAGCGGGTCGCATTCATGAcgagcagtagcagcagcagcaacaatgACAGGTGGCAGGCAGCTGGCAGCAGTTCGAGCGAGGCAAGTCTTGGCCTAAAGACCCCGCCGCAAAAAGACCAGAGCCCATCACGAACAATGACAATGGCCGCCAGCCTCTACCAGAAATAAAACCAGGGGAACGGATAGGTTTGACCACGTGGAAAGATTATGACGGTTATGGCGGTTCTGAATTCTGAAATGCTTTCGGCGGAGTCGAGACCACCAGTCGGCGCAACAACAAGACCTTTGTTCGTCTTCATCCCGTGCACCAACAAGCTGCACGCAGCACAGCCATGAAGGTGGGTGATTGCTTGTGCGAATAACCACCCGCTAACCCACCCCAGATCTCAAACAACCCGCCGCAGCACCTCTCAAACTACGAAGTGCTCCAGCACTTCCTCCACCTGAAAGAGGACAACGACTACCTGCAGAAGGCAGTGGCGGACAATGCGAGCCGGCaggtgctgcgcgcgcacgcgcagtACCCCGGCGCGAAGAACAAGTttggcgaggcggtcgagctgcccgacgtcgagccgctcgacggcgaACAACTGCtagccgaggacgacgcggcgcgccgcggcctcccGTCCGAGCTCGTGTGGGTCCAGGACGAGGTCATCAAGTACCTCTGTGCCGACTACAACGTGACTGCGCGCCAGACGGCCAACGGcgtcgcgacgctcgcggaCCAGCTGCAGGACTACGGGttcaccaaggccgagctgctgcaggctTGTAACCTCGCGCCGCAGTCCCAGGTCGGGCTGTACTTGGTAGGCTTGGAGGGACAAGGGGgaagctgacgccagatcATCGAGGAGTCCGAGACGCGTCTGGCGCAGCCGTACGACCAGACGATCAACCATATCGTCGACAAGGTCATTGCGCccacgctgctcgccgagccgcccgagGAGCTGTGGCCTTACCTCTCGAGCACGGCCCACAACGAGATTGGTCAGTTGGGGCCTCGCTGGTGTATCGGCAGTCAACTGACGTCCCAGCCCAAAACATCATCGATGACACGGCAgagtacgacgaggaggcgtaTGACAACGAGGAGGAGTACGTCCACGAGGCTGAGTGGGGACCCGGGCGGGaaggcggcgtcgacgacgaggaggacgcgacgATGGAGTAATAGGCGCGCGTTAGATTGCTGCTAGGTGTGCATATTCACTGTAGGATTAATCATGATGGCATTGTTGCATTGGTATCGGTGGTGTGCAGAGTGTCCTTAAAAGTACAGATGTTCTATCCCCCAAAGGGGTTGCCGTTGATAATGTAGTTCACCCCAAAGGAGCACAGACTGCCAATGAAGAGGCCAGAGACGAGGGAGAAGCCGGCGAGCGTGCCAGCCAGGTCCTTCTCGTCATCAGTAATGGCAGGGTTGAgctgcggcgacgaggccgtgaTCATGCAGATGGTGGAGATTGCGCTGGCGGTTAGCGCGAGTTCAGTTGCTAACCTACCCATTGGTCAGGCCAAAGGCGAAGAGAATGATAAAGTACACGCTGTCAGGGAACACCGACTTGtgcgcggctgcgcggccCGGCGTGTTGCACAGCAAGAACAGAGGGAAGAAGATGACGCGCGAGACGGACAGCCCGACAatggtcggcgtcgcgaggtTGCTCGCGAAGGGCAGGGACGGGATAAACGTTCGTCCGGCATAGTCGGCCACTGGGGGGTCAGGGAAGGCTCCATCAGCTACCCACGATTGAAGATGAGGAAGTGAAGAGAGATAAacaccgacggcgacagggCCCTAGGCGAGTCAGAGGCCGACAGAATCGTCGTGGTGATGGGCGGGAAGATTGCCTGCGGTGTGAGTTGCGTCAGGTTCGCGTGGTCACCAAACCTCACCAGTGTCACGATAAACACAAACGCCACGGCAAACTCGATCCGCGTGTTCTTTCGGAAGACGCGCCACATGACCTGGTTTCCCTTGGTGCCACTCGCCGTGCCCTCCTGCCGCCggtgggcgagcggggcgagcacCGACGCGTACGCAGGATGCAGAacgagcacgcgcagggCGTACAGGCATCCGAgggtgccgagcgcgccgagtcCCCAGAgcccgacggccgcgagggtcGAGTGCGAGCCGTCCGTGTCCCGCCCGCTGCTCGCAACGGCGAGCACGAACTGCACAGCGGACACGATGACAGCAATCGCACCCTGGCCCGACATCACGGCGAAGATCTCGCCCGAGCCCCACAGGGCTGAGAGCGCGAACACCGCCGACTGGAGGTACGAGCACGCGACGGAGAGAATGAGGGTGATGACGAGAATGAgggggaagaggaggagcgagttGGCGGCCGAGAGCGCCGGGAGGACCAGGGGCAGGAtggggaaggcgaggagcAGCGTCGTGCCGAGCATGAGGAGAAGGGACCAGCGGAGACGGGGCTCGGGGGGAgactggcgtcagcttgtCGTTCTTCAATTGGTCAGCTCACGCTCGCAACGTTGCGCTgggccaagcccaagaagaacAGGTTGGCCGAGCAGTAGATCGTACCGATGTAGCTCGGGAGGTTGTTGCGCGTCGACCCGGGGGGGAACAGCGCCGTGAGGAAGGGGTAAGTGCATATCAGTGCTGGGTGTCAGCTAGTGCACGTAAAGACAAATTCGCACCGTTCCAGCTGAGGagcacgccagcgccgagcgcagcgaaCGCCCAGTAGATGGTCCGGCTGTGCTTATCGTCCGTGGCGAGCAGCTGGTCGATGCTGGCGCtgaggccggcgtcgtcgtcttcggcatCAGCGCCGGTCGACACGGGCGCGTAGCCGTCGTttggtcgcggcggcggggatatgagctcgcgcagcttgctCAGCATGGTTGgtgggtgttggtggtggtggcgagtgcggtggtcgtggtcgggTCGGGTATGACGCGTTTATGAACGCGCGCCAGTCACCTCCCTaccccagccagccagccagcaggtGACGGCGTGGCCAAAATACCTCCGCTTCGACACACATGAATGCGACCCACTTTGGCACTCGAACCGTAGTTTGGTGCAACTCATCTCGAcgcacctcctcgctcgacacggcTGCTGCGTGCCACGGACAAAAGACAAGAACAACGATAACACCTGGGCAGCAAGACGTGGGCACATTGTCAAGACACGCATAAGACGCCGCAGCCTAGACGCAGCGCACAACACCAACGCCCACTCCACCGACTACTCGaggccagccagcaccaccaccagagCCGCCAAAAAACCAGTGGCTCCAGCAGCAAGACCAGCTGGTCCGAAGCCGCGCAGGCATGGAGTACCAGCGCTTGTTCGAGTCGCACAACGCGGGGGCGGCaccggctgctgctcctgccgagcctgctgctgctacccCGCTGGACACCCGGCCCGCATCACCGGCCAAAGAGCCACCGAACGGGACAAGTGCGGAGGCTGCAAGGtgggtcgtcggcctcgtgcccGTATGCTTTGCTGAAACGTGCAGCGACATCGCCATTGTGCCACCAGGAGAAGTGGTGCCAGAACAACCAGCAGCAcaagcaccagcaccagcaccagaggcggcaccaccagcaccagaAGCACCACCAGTACCAGCAGCGGAATCGGCACCACCCCCAGCGGCCGaaccagcaccgccgccaaaggCAGCAGTAGTGTACCCGCCCAACGTGGTGCCTAAtcctgccgccgcgctcggcggcccacCACGCATCGaccccgtcctcggcgagctgcagcgccCTGCCATGGTCCCCGTCGAGCTGGATGAGCGTGTGGACCGCGCGAGCGTCTGGATGAAGACTGTCCCAGGCACAGGTGAGCGCTCCGCCGGACCACTCGCTGACGATAAGGCGAAGCCGTCTACTTCATCCCGAGGTCTTGCCAGGAGTGCAccaagctcgcgcagcacTGCGACCGCGCGGTGCCGACGTGCGGGCGCTGCGCAAAGGGCTCCGTGTCGTGCACCCAGGGCGGGCTGTGTCACTTtgtgccgcccccgccgctccccgTGAACGGTGGTGCCGCCAACGGCCCCGTtggcgccagcaccagcaatGGTGATACCGAGAAGCGGTTCACGACGGCAGAAAAGGCCAAGGGACGACCAGTGGATGATGGCTCCGACGCGAGCGAtaccgacggcgaggatgcgGGCCGCGGCAAGCGCGTGCGCAAGAAGCGCCGTCTGTCCGCCacggacgaggtcgacccgAACCTGTTAAACTTGGATGGCAGCCTCAGAAAACCCAGGACCAAGGGACCGAGAATACCTGGTCTCCCGGGGCCGGGGGCGGGCGCGAACCGGCCAGATGATGTGCGAgtgaccgaggacg
This window encodes:
- the SLC29A3 gene encoding Equilibrative nucleoside transporter 3; the encoded protein is MLSKLRELISPPPRPNDGYAPVSTGADAEDDDAGLSASIDQLLATDDKHSRTIYWAFAALGAGVLLSWNALICTYPFLTALFPPGSTRNNLPSYIGTIYCSANLFFLGLAQRNVASSPPEPRLRWSLLLMLGTTLLLAFPILPLVLPALSAANSLLLFPLILVITLILSVACSYLQSAVFALSALWGSGEIFAVMSGQGAIAVIVSAVQFVLAVASSGRDTDGSHSTLAAVGLWGLGALGTLGCLYALRVLVLHPAYASVLAPLAHRRQEGTASGTKGNQVMWRVFRKNTRIEFAVAFVFIVTLVRFGDHANLTQLTPQAIFPPITTTILSASDSPRALSPSVFISLHFLIFNLADYAGRTFIPSLPFASNLATPTIVGLSVSRVIFFPLFLLCNTPGRAAAHKSVFPDSVYFIILFAFGLTNGAISTICMITASSPQLNPAITDDEKDLAGTLAGFSLVSGLFIGSLCSFGVNYIINGNPFGG
- the GMT1 gene encoding GDP-mannose transporter 1, which produces MSKPFVPTPSLSRSGSPPLNRTASSSSMYGNTNATERRGDEDKEAFLANLGGARGPSSPQYEAKVAETTTPTGKEQILPILNYCAASIMMTVVNKYVVSGANFDMTFLLLAIQSTVCVLAVVTVKRMGLITFRDFDVKDAKAWWPISALLVAVIYTGSKSLQFLSIPVIFKNLTIILIAYGEVFMFSGVVTGLTLCSFSLMVGSSVIAYLTDDGGDAAKASIGGFNVGYLWMAANCLFSAAYVLFMRKRIKVTGFKDWDSMFYNNLLSIPFLVISSLLFENWGVESLSKNFPADNRAVLLSAITFSGAAAVFISYSTAWCVRICGSTTYSMVGALNKLPVAASGMLFFGNAVTVGSVSAILVGGVAGIVYAVAKTNQARIEAANKARQAAIKA
- the rps1002 gene encoding 40S ribosomal protein S10-B; amino-acid sequence: MLISKQNRRIIYEQLFKEGVLVAPKEFNRPSHPDLTTVPNLEVIKAMQSLTSKGYVKTQFSWQWYYYTLTDEGLAYLREYLHLPAEIVPVTHTKPARPAGRPAGYGAGREGGYRAPRGDREGGYRRRDDAAGDKEGAGGDYRPRFGGVGRGAGAPAS
- the PF13_0198_0 gene encoding Reticulocyte-binding protein 2 a; its protein translation is MAGETAAASTPPQAYQSPAAAPSSSKPATAGPSTPAARTSTPLPTTPAAPPNASPTPTPAPTTNPATPAAQIASPPSTPGSAQQPAPAARPRRDEPGPSVPAKRKRALAALEYTEDEIAQVEQRAEALGLALALDQHETLFPEQPNRFATYEEAFDRLLPYHVWQIHDEELAVPPTEEEGLKESGELVYRIINIRDRFAKARRLEGNHMADLPSMISFLQSSTAQVREELQVVQANLKIEKGKWDAIEAERRKAEEAVRAKELEKLRLEEEARKKIEDAKRKEEEAKRRAEEAKRRAEEAKRREEETRRREEEARKQAEAARAAALAAPPPPAPPVPVVAAQAGPSVATPVPATASALAAPNVAPVVAAAPLAAPHVAPAVPAVAAVSMPTVPVATATVPAVARPPAPATPVAAVAAVKPATASTPATPTAPVRGRPRGRPRGRGRGGATQPAVSHVTPGQPSTAAPAAPAAASSAQARPPAAAGTPVKSTQQPIIITVAMNLIPQFVQSRIIVLPADPAGPKAPATVVRTTEDKKHVTLSIDLGACTQQQLQALARLLNVQAKPAAAGSAPNGAPGAPAVSGAPKATTTPAPSASGASSSASNATATAPAQAPAAAPSASTAAPAPGAASVPVAPAPAPPAAGTGGAAPTNPNPPA